A region from the Triticum aestivum cultivar Chinese Spring chromosome 3D, IWGSC CS RefSeq v2.1, whole genome shotgun sequence genome encodes:
- the LOC123077000 gene encoding uncharacterized protein translates to MRAALRLASALRRLPARTGDLVSSQAVLPPLAGRAPLLSRALSLPHLPAAVRRFSDKSPKDHLDRATTLIKQGELLVEEGKVISRHLTKGVKDSTKDRLRDFKSGLSEIIRLQFRHHWVNRVAWLRISVHSLLILVTGGILIHLGGSYLLDLCKPHMKAIATKAIDKAEERGKEVARSDKSRAAAQKFIDQAINSFSIWALVFGWKKKKDEPKKEEEAPKK, encoded by the exons ATGAGGGCCGCTCTCCGCCTCGCCTCCGCCCTCCGCCGCCTGCCAGCTCGCACCGGCGACCTCGTGTCCTCGCAGGCCGTCCTCCCGCCGCTCGCCGGCCGCGCCCCCCTCCTCTCACGCGCCCTCTCGCTCCCTCACCTCCCCGCCGCCGTCCGTCGTTTCTCGGACAAGAGCCCAAAAGACCACCTTGACCGCGCCACCACCCTGATCAAGCAAGGGGAGCTTCTCGTCGAGGAAGGCAAGGTCATTTCCCGTCACCTCACCAAGGGGGTCAAGGACTCCACCAAGGATCGGCTTCGCGACTTCAAATCAGGCCTATCGGAAATCATCAG GCTGCAATTTCGCCATCATTGGGTAAACCGCGTTGCTTGGCTGAGGATCTCAGTGCACTCTTTACTTATCCTCGTCACCGGTGGGATCCTCATCCATCTTGGGGGCTCTTACCTGTTGGACTTATGCAAGCCTCACATGAAGGCGATTGCTACCAAGGCAATTGACAAGGCGGAGGAGAGGGGTAAGGAAGTGGCAAGGTCGGACAAGTCGAGGGCGGCGGCTCAGAAATTCATCGATCAGGCCATCAACAGTTTCTCCATATGGGCGCTTGTGTTTGgctggaagaagaagaaggatgaacccaagaaggaggaggaggcacccaAGAAGTAG